The segment AAAAAGTCAGGAGGGACATAGGAAAATTGGACACCTGGAGCATGTTCTATGTGTCTTAGATTTTCTgctattttcattttaattcTACTTAAATGTTCAGGTGAGTTATAATTAGGTATATTGGATGGTTGTAAGTGTAATTGGAAATCTGGggcataataatcataataatcatttaaGCTAATTTGATCAGGCATTTCATGATGTTTATTTAATACAACCCCCGTTTCGTAAGCCCAACATCTTGATACATTACGTATAGTATAACCACCACCACCTAGAACGAGTAAAGGTATATTATATGACCTTACGTGTTCTACACATCTGGCATGACCTTTAATAGTTAAATTAAATCTACCCAATCGATCCCCTGTTAAACTATCAGCACCACATTGAATAATAATTGCTCCTGGTCTATATGTTTGAACACATTTATCTATTACAACTTTAAATAAATCTACAAAAGCATCATCTGTCATACCATCATTTAAAGGCACATTTACACTATAATATTTTCCATGGTTAACACCAACATCCGTAATATCTCCTGTTCCTGGGAAATAATCCCCAAACTTATGAAATGATACTGTCATAACACGATGTGTTACATAAAATGCTTCCTCAACACCATCTCCATGATGTACATCAATATCTATATACATGACACGTGCatgatattttaataattctagTATACCTAATactatatcatttatataacaaaatccACTAGCTTCAGACATTTTAGCATGATGCAATCCTCCTGACCAATTCACACATATGTCAGCACAATGGTGATTTAATTTGGAAGCTCCATCTATCGAAGCTCCAGCACATGATTGCTGAAATTGAAAAAGACCATCAAACACAGGACAATCCGTTGCTTCTCCTACATTAAATCTTTTTAATTGGTATGTAAATTCTCGATAATTTTCTAAAGATATAGATGACAAAAAATCTATGTATTCATAATCATGAAATAAGGTTAACTCATTTACATCACTTTTATGAGGCCTATACACttccatatatttatataaattataagatACTATTAAAGAATGGGTCATACGTATTCGTTGAGGCTTCATAGGATGACCTGCTCCATAATAATAACTACCTATATCGGGGTCATGGAAATAGGCAACCTTTTTTCTATTagacattttattttattcaatttttacttttataaaaatattcaacaTAAGAAAAATGTAGTTACTTTCAAATGGAATGTGTGcacataaatgtaaataaatgtgaatgaatatgaataaatatgaatgaatatgaataaatatgaatgaatatgaataaatatgaatgaatatgaataaatatgaatgaatatgaataaatatgaatgaatataaatatatatgaataaatatgaatgaatatgaatgaatatgaatgaatatgaataaatatgaatgaatatgaataaatatgaatgaatataaataaatatgaatgaatatgaataaatatgaatgaatataaataaatatgaataaatatgaatgaatatgaataaatataaataaacaattaTCTTATATGGTGTATGACATATTATATGAGatatttatgaaatataagaaatgtatca is part of the Plasmodium falciparum 3D7 genome assembly, chromosome: 9 genome and harbors:
- a CDS encoding histone deacetylase 1 encodes the protein MSNRKKVAYFHDPDIGSYYYGAGHPMKPQRIRMTHSLIVSYNLYKYMEVYRPHKSDVNELTLFHDYEYIDFLSSISLENYREFTYQLKRFNVGEATDCPVFDGLFQFQQSCAGASIDGASKLNHHCADICVNWSGGLHHAKMSEASGFCYINDIVLGILELLKYHARVMYIDIDVHHGDGVEEAFYVTHRVMTVSFHKFGDYFPGTGDITDVGVNHGKYYSVNVPLNDGMTDDAFVDLFKVVIDKCVQTYRPGAIIIQCGADSLTGDRLGRFNLTIKGHARCVEHVRSYNIPLLVLGGGGYTIRNVSRCWAYETGVVLNKHHEMPDQISLNDYYDYYAPDFQLHLQPSNIPNYNSPEHLSRIKMKIAENLRHIEHAPGVQFSYVPPDFFNSDIDDESDKNQYELKDDSGGGRAPGTRAKEHSTTHHLRRKNYDDDFFDLSDRDQSIVPY